The Glycine soja cultivar W05 chromosome 6, ASM419377v2, whole genome shotgun sequence genome has a window encoding:
- the LOC114415555 gene encoding protein DEFECTIVE IN MERISTEM SILENCING 3-like — protein sequence MLHIQSSFRHSQKLEDDLRMLGTKIKQHENNLYHLNSEKSKLDDSILHLQVTIGKSDSSSKATIGDMDNPNPTNDEEVNKQILQHEKSAAGILCQLRIHHGAQASHLTLTKDVVGIVATLGKVEDDILSRLFSEYLGVETMLAIVCRTYEGVKALEMYDKEGCINKSFGLRRLGASIGRALDGRFLEICLEYLRHAF from the exons ATGCTACACATACAATCCAGCTTCCGACATTCCCAG AAACTGGAAGATGATCTACGCATGTTAGGGACGAAAATTAAGCAGCATGAGAACAACCTATATCATTTGAACTCTGAAAAAAGCAAATTAGATGACTCTATTCTTCATTTGCAAG TTACTATTGGGAAATCAGATTCTTCAAGTAAGGCCACAATTGGTGATATGGACAATCCCAACCCTACAAATGATGAGGAAGTGAATAAACAGATATTGCAGCATGAAAAATCTGCTGCTGGTATTTTGTGCCAGCTTAGGATTCATCATGGAGCTCAGGCTTCTCATCTTACATTGACAAAGGATGTTGTGGGTATTGTTGCTACTCTGGGCAAAGTTGAGGATGACATTCTTAGCAG ACTTTTCTCGGAGTATCTAGGAGTGGAGACTATGCTGGCAATTGTTTGCAGAACTTATGAAGGGGTTAAAGCTCTTGAAATGTATGATAAGGAAGGATGCATAAATAAAAGTTTTGGTCTTCGTAGGCTAGGTGCCTCTATTGGAAGGGCTTTGGATGGTCGATTTCTAGAGATATGTCTTGAATATCTGAGGCATGCCTTCTAG